ggagcacaggcctagaagtaagattgtgttgaatgaaattttcaaagaaactactgaatcttcaacaatagttgttgaagtTCCTAGTACCTCAACAAGGGTTATTGAAgtaggatcatctagtaggtcaaatccacctcaaatgttgagggaacctcgacgtagtaggagggttgcaaAGCCACCttttcgctatatgggtttaacaaaaatcctGGGTATGGTAGTTGAtggtgaagttgaggatccaatGTCTTACaataaggcaatggaggatattgacaaagatgaatggatcaaagcgatggatctcaaaatagaatccatgtactttaattccgtatgggatcttgtagatcaacctgatggggttaaaacCTATacgttgtaaatggatctacaagaggaaacatgGTGCttatgggaaggtacaaactttCAAGGCcagactagtggcaaaaggttacacccaggttgagagagttgactatgaggagactttctcacctattaccatgcttaagtctattcGGATCCTCCTATtcgttgcctcatattatgactatgatatttgacaaatggatgtcaagactgcctttttgaatggcaatcttaaggaggagaccatttacatggagTAGCCCGAGAGATTCATAACCTacggtcaaaagcaaaaggtttgcaagcttaatcggtccatttatggactgaagcaagcttctcgatcttggaacataaggtttgatactgcgatcaattcttatggctttgatcaaaatgttgatgagccttgtctatacaagaagatcatctagttaagtagtttttctagtgttatatatagatgatattctactcattgggaatgatgtaggtttactgactgaaGTTATCTTaaggctttgaacaaaatgttgatgtgTCTTgtatatatgtagatgatatcctactcattgaaaaaaaattatcttgaaTTGTTTGGGTATTAATTTACTTAATGGGGCCAGGTTTGATTATTTAGAGGGAGATAAttggttaatttgaagttaattatgaatttaaaattttaaagttggTGGATTTATTTTTGAGAAGATAATGAATTAAACTAAGTTGATAAGAGAAGTTTGATTTTCTTTAATGGAAAATTTACCATGAGAAAAGAGTTAGGAGTTTGATACCAAATTGGGGGGAgatcaatatttaaaaaaaaaaaaaaaaagagataaatatataatataaaaaagggACAAATTGGCTTTGACTAGTCAACTAAGGTTTGATGGAATTTATCATGTGGTAGGTGGGTTTTGGCTTGACTCAATTACACGTAGCCCAAGAAGGGATGGAAAAAAATCCCTTATTCTTCCTTTCCCCTTTCCTCTTTCGCGCCAGTCTCTCTCCCTCACCCAAAAATTTCAGCCTCCACATTTTTTGTAGAGAGCTCCGGCCACTAGCCCATCCACCGTCACTCGTCGACGCTACTCCATCACTGCTCATCAACCTCTGTCATGCTATCGCAGTTCGTCAACCTCTCTCGCCAACACACTGCCATGTGTGCCACCAATCTAAGTCACACAAATCTGCTCTATCAGCTCCTACAGGTCACACTCGTCGTGCGCCATCGTTTGTCACCATCATCGCTGATCTTGCCTCCACCCTCCATCACCGCCTATTTCAATTTGGTGTTGGGTAAGtctctaattttgatttttgggtGGCTTTTTAATGGTTTTGATGAACCATTAAATGTTGATCTAAGATTATGTCTACCCAACATGTTTGAGCATTAGATTCAAGGTTCGAAGGGAATTAGAAGTTGGAAATGAACTGCCCAACATTATTAAGGTATTTATTGGTGGATTAAGGTGAGTTTTATGAGTTTGTGAAGTTATTAGCTTGGGGTTGATCACCCATAAATTTGTTGGACTAAAATTTGTTTACTCATATTGTTTCGACTCTGGATCAGAGTTTTGGAGGTTGTCAAAGTTGTTGTCTAGTAGGTGTTGAAGTTGGATTTTGGTGAAATTTGGAACATATTGGTTTGGAGCATTTGAGGTGATTTTTGGACCAACGCACCTtgggtaaaaagaaaaaaaaaagttattagacttatttgattattttgtgTTTGAAATTTGGTCTTAAttgtcaatttttaaatttggtttatgCCATAGGACTTGACTCAAATCTTATTGAACAAATAGGAGATAAGCTTGCTTGAACATATTTGGGCTTATTATCAAGGTAAGTGATTTACTATTGATTCACCTTCAAATCCCAAGTTGATGTTAAGCTTTGAGTACGCCgaatgcatgcatttattttgaTGGAATGATCTGCTATGATTTAATTGATGGATGGATTGTTGGTGGTGTTCTGGAAACCTTCGACCATGTTACTAAGGTTAGGATATCATGTTTATGGATGGTGCAAAATATGAATGTCGAATGTTGCATGATTAGACTGTTGGTGACTGTTAGTGTTCTTATTGAGCTGTGTACATCGCATATTTGTGAACCTTCAAGTTCGCATCTTATGATTATGTTCCAGTGTTCCTAAGGGATCACCACCTATGCCTATGATTGTGACCCTCTAAgatcactacttatgaaagcgtTCCTTCGAGTTCGCCGCTTACGCTTATGCCTATGATACATGATGCACACCTGTGACTCGACAGGGAGGCTAATGGTCACCTAGGTCCAGTAGTGGGtcacttactaagtatttttgTACTCACCCTTTCTTATGATATGTTTTTTAGGTTAGAGCAAGGACTAACCAACGAATGATAAGAAGAATCTGTAACCATGCCATTGGGACCAAACAGAAGCTTTCGCACATGTCTTTCACATTTCTCATGCTACAGTCGTTAACAGTCAAATGTTTGGGGTTTTAAATTATGTTTCTTAATTGAATTTTACGTTTTAAGGGGACCCCGATCAAAGATTTctagttattttaatttttgtaaaagaaatttattttatgaaattcttTTGGTTTTGGTCATAATTTGTAAAGAGTCGTTTGAGAATATTCATGCATGTAGTAACAGTCCAATTTCACTCCTAGAAAGTTGGGTCATTACAGAGAGGACATGATTGTCACACAGattgctttggagcacaacattgcttaTCCGTtaacaaaggccctcacggctaaggaGTTTGCAGGTTACctatagagtatgggtctatgggacaggccaCGTTTAGAcgagggcaagtgggagatttgtactgggcacgtgttatgccctagtttattacttgtgtactttgtattttgactatattgtacaccccactagctttaggtcaagtgggagattgttgggtttgatgccctaaatctcatagggtcctatagtttgtaaatgtattgaacaaactcattgtctatttaataaaatatatgatattttattccatattttagttgcattgaccataaaccaataaaccaacatccaaggttatcttgtaacttaaatatgtacgtagagacatacaggtgggtcatgtttaagtgataacctaaatggtttgtagtagatggataatgttgggtaccttattctagtgacactacgagtacggcccgctttgtaggtgttacaattgttgtaaactactacaaatgatctgatcctgatcattcatgtatagacatgtgagcgagaatattctatacaaaggagtttgtgactagaccacaaaatgtttagtctcattatataacaacgttcataatagagacttacatttcaccaggatgaccaaggtaacatgatctgaatcctgagtgagttgtgaactcctgcttataaggcaggtcctttgatttgtacgaTCTTGAAATAGCGGAAGCTAACTTGAGGGAAGCTCAGGGCAAGTGACAAACAATCGAGGCAAATTTAGCTCtcgtgagaatggccagattgccgactcaacaagcctaccatttttgggaatttgtctaattggggagctgggaacacaactacacagaaggaattcactccttcccctacgttggggtaagtagataaattgctcccttaagggctgattctagggcttgaacaatgtggtgccacaccctctcctggcctgataggggtttagtcattgttggactatgatctattattcattagagggattagtggtacttaaggagttagatgtaactataggggcaaaatggtatttttggcccaactgtacttacgagaatttgtgaatggtcatcgtactattgattggttatatctaatagacacagaaatatatctttagtgcgaagagtgcagttgtcgttctctagtggagtgcccaacagttaacggatggtgaataatttaattgaagagtttgattaattattcatgtatcgttggagctttaagctacaggtccatgaggtccccttgatagctcaataggattaaatgagaatcagttttctaattaatttgaattgttcaaattaatagatggatttaattatatatgatataattaagttattttaattatatgtgatataattattatcataatgtatttgatacattatagcttaattaagaggaaataaatatttgaatatgattcaaatattagtaaTACGAATTGGATttgtattattaaattaataaatgtgatttatcttaaatgccatataagagagaaaagaaactataggttatattgtatgtgatacaatattaaaactataagttatatgttgtatttgatataacgtATAATttagtatgtatatatatgtgtatatgtgtgtgtgtgtgtgtgtgtgtgtatatatatatatatatatataataataataataataataataataattttttagaaaatatatgtATGTAAGTGGGTGGTTGTTATATTTGGCATGTTGAAAAAGAgagtatcttcttcttcatttttgaTTAATTGAAATTTAGCAGAAGAGTTTTGTAAGTTTAAGTTGTTGGTGTCTCTACTCTTCCTCCTCTCTACTCAAATCTAAATTCTctcattccaaaatagtcagagcccaccactcttgggttctctgCTTGAGAATACTGAGGAAACCATTGTGGTTTTGTTCTCATTCTTGAACGAGGTTttcttgaagaaattcttcaagGCGTTCGTGTACtattcgagggattcttgaagaaaagtcttcaaaggttttctAAAACCTAATtatatagcatgttgtaatttatgtaaatgcatatcttgtctttgatttattataaaatttacatTCAATGGAAAATGGGATTTTGGACGATCTTTCTTCCACTCACGGTTCCCTTCAATATGGAATCCTTcacatatcatcaataaaagctCCAGCAACACTATAATTCTCATAATAAATGTAATGAATCCACTATCCACCATAAAAAACGACTACAAGAATATTAACCATAGTATCAATTTATTgcaataaaaggaaaagaagattgTATAAGAAAGATGTTAATATGTATATAGCTTTATAACtttatatcaatgatagacagtgatagagctctatcactGTCAATCAGTGCAAAGCTcaatcattgtctatcactgatagacagtgatagagtgttatcactgtctataagtgatagacaaTATAGAGCTTTATCACAGTATATCACTAGTGATAGAGCTCAATCTCTGTTATAGAGAGTGATAGAGCTCCACTATCCATCACTGATAAAaagtgatagaactctatcactatctatcagtgacAGAGCTCTATCACTTTGTATCATTGATAGACGGTGATAGAGTTAGAGTTGGCAAAATTTCCCGGTGGGTCGGGTCCTCATAGGGACCCGCCCTGATCGAGGCAGGGAATCCCCGGTTTGACCAGAGATGGGGTCAAATCGAGGACCTCTTTAGGGTCCTCGAATCGGAGACAAGACGGGGATGAAGAGGGTTTCCCCGCCCCGTCCCCGACTCTAACCCTGCCTCGATtaggtttttaaatattttttctatatatatatatatattaggtatTTAAGTTTTTACatttagcttggtttttaaTTTAGCTCAATCTAAGCCCAACTAAAGTGTCCAAACTCAAACCAAagataattttacaaaataaataaataaataaataaactcccCATAGGGAAATAAAAGGGAAACGGGGAATGGGTCCCCGCGAGGACCCGTTTCCCTGACAAGGAATCCCCGTCCCTGTCCCCGCCTTGAAATGGCAAGGATGGAGGCGGGGATGGAGATAAAATCCCCCATCAGGGATGGAGACGGGCAACCGTCCCCCACCTCGCCCCGCCCAGGCCCCATTGCCAACCCTAGATAGAGCTCTATCATTttctatctatcagtgatagagctctatcactTTGTATAACTAATAGACAGTAATAGagatctatcactgtctatcagtggtAGAGGAATGTTCACATTCCATACATATTCACACCAAAAACTATCTATCTGCacaacaacaaataaaaaataagagttctatcactttctatctatcagtgataaatctctatcactttgtataactgatagacagtgatagatggTGTAGAAATGCTTACATCCATACATATTCAAAGAtccataaatgaaaaaaatatgatatgatTTAGATTACTgcaataaaaggaaaagaagattgtataagaaaaatgttaatatgtaaatAGCTCAGTAActttatatcactgatagacagtgatagagctctatcaATCTCTATCAGTGCAAagctctatcattgtctatcactaatagacggTGATAGAGtgttatcactgtctatcaataatagataatGATAGAGCTCAATCACAATATATCACTAGTGATAGAGCTCAATCAATCACAATTATAGAGAGTTATGGAGTTCTATaactgtctatcactgatagaaagtgatagagctctatcactatctatcagtgatagagctTTATCACTttgtatcattgatagatagtgatagagctctatcactttctatcagtGGTAGAAAAATGTTCACATCCTTACATATTCACACCAAAAACTATCTATATGCATaacaaaaaatccaaaataaagaatataaaaattatcaaaagattgaaaagaacACAAATACAACAACTAAATTGATAGAATTCTAACATACTGAAAACCTAAAAAAgaacaacaagaagaagaaggaagccTACATCATATGCATGATCTAAAAACctagaaaagaagagaagagaaaaagaataagaaagagTGCaagacaaaagaaaagaaattgggAAGAGCGAAGAATCCATTATCAACGATGGACAAAGGATAGAAGAATCCATTATCAACAGGGAAGAAGTCATAGACGGATGCGTgcaaaaaatcaaagaagaaaatcaagaaagaaaCGCAGACCTACAAGCGCAGAAAatagaagaggaaaaaaatcatATCGTGGTCGAGGAAGAAAGTATTCAACGAAGAAGATCGGCGAGGAAGAAGATCACGACGTCAAGGATGAAGATCAACGAGGAAGAAGATGGTGGTGAGGAAGATTGACGATGAAAGATTGGCGACTGAAATTTCAAATGGAGATGAAGATAACGCGCAAATTTCAAATGAAGGTTATTTTAgggaatttgaaaaaaaaaaaaaaggaaacttgatttttttttttttgctataaattgtaaatagtttgattttTTCCCCCTATTTATAaggataattattatatatatagggttgtttttaaatatagaaaaatttgtttttacatatagaaaaataaaccaaaatatttacaagatataacaaaattttagaactatcaacgATAGTCGttaatagatactgatagacttctatcggtgtctatcaatatcactgatagacactgatagaagtctattagtgtctatcagcatctatcatcgatagttgtaaaattttactatattttttaaatattttctacagttttaccatttgaaataatttcctatatatatactatattatatatcaaatataacacataacctatagtttttatattgtatcaaatacaatataatctatagttttatttctttcacttactttgatatttaatataaatcacatttaaactaaattcaattatataaatctcatccatataagtatttgaatcatattcaaatatttaattcctctcaattataatgcatcaaatacattatattaattatatcacatataactaattttaattaattatatcagatataataattttctcaattaatttgaacaattcaaattaatcaaaaaataattctcaataatccctgttgagctaaaGATGGGACTTTATGGatatgtagattgaagctccagtggtacttggataattaattaaactctttaattaaattacccaacatctattaactatcggtgactccactaaagacccacagttgcactcttcactcTACAGATAtattgtccattggatataaccagtcaacatgCGATGACCCTTTagaaattgctcgtaagtacagttggaccaaaactaccgttttgtccctgtagttacatctagaactactaatcctctaatgaacaataagtcatagtcca
This genomic window from Benincasa hispida cultivar B227 chromosome 4, ASM972705v1, whole genome shotgun sequence contains:
- the LOC120076704 gene encoding uncharacterized protein LOC120076704 isoform X3, producing the protein MEKNPLFFLSPFLFRASLSPSPKNFSLHIFCRELRPLAHPPSLVDATPSLLINLCHAIAVRQPLSPTHCHVCHQSKSHKSALSAPTGHTRRAPSFVTIIADLASTLHHRLFQFGVGFKVRRELEVGNELPNIIKVFIGGLRVLEVVKVVV
- the LOC120076704 gene encoding uncharacterized protein LOC120076704 isoform X2; its protein translation is MEKNPLFFLSPFLFRASLSPSPKNFSLHIFCRELRPLAHPPSLVDATPSLLINLCHAIAVRQPLSPTHCHVCHQSKSHKSALSAPTGHTRRAPSFVTIIADLASTLHHRLFQFGVGFKVRRELEVGNELPNIIKSFGGCQSCCLVGVEVGFW
- the LOC120076704 gene encoding uncharacterized protein LOC120076704 isoform X1; its protein translation is MEKNPLFFLSPFLFRASLSPSPKNFSLHIFCRELRPLAHPPSLVDATPSLLINLCHAIAVRQPLSPTHCHVCHQSKSHKSALSAPTGHTRRAPSFVTIIADLASTLHHRLFQFGVGFKVRRELEVGNELPNIIKVRARTNQRMIRRICNHAIGTKQKLSHMSFTFLMLQSLTVKCLGF